CTAAAGATAGACCCAGAGTATAGGAGGCTCAGAAGGCCTTGGAAGAGATTGAGGATTCATAGCATGCTCTTTAAGACAGCATCCAACGAAACATGTTAAAATGGGGGTGTTGATTCCCATCTCCCTTTCTTTTGAGGAGTGTTAAGACAATGCTCACAACAACAGGGGGGCCGAGACCATGCCTTGTTAGGCAACTGGGCTTATCCTACCGTTTATATTCTCTCTTTTGGAGGCTTGGGGGGTCGCCTGTTGTATTTCACGATCATGTGCATCCTTTTTAGTCCCCCTTTGAGGGGATAGTAGTATTTTTCCCATCCCTGCATATATAATGGATTGACAAAATTCCTATGGGGGGTGTGAAATGTGGATGTTGGTGACATTATAGTTGATGTTGTCAAGTACCCCGATATCTGATTGGAAAAAGTTTTTAAAACTGGTATACTGTTTCTATTAGGGTTTTTTATTCCACTAATTTCACTGTTCTTTGCTTTAGGGTATGTTTTCAGGGTTCTTAAGGCTACGATATCCGGCTTTAATGAATTTCCAGACTTTGATGAGGGGTGAAATGTTCATCGACGGACTTAAAGTTTTCGTGGTTGGAATAATCTATACGATAATACCACTAATAATCCAAGTTGCTGGTATTTTCAGTGTACTTCATGATGTTTTCAGTGGATATGTGACAAATCCAATACAATCTGGTGGGAGCCGCCTTATTATTAGGTTTCATTCTTCTCATGATATCGGATTTTTATTAGCAATGGCACCGGCTCATATGGCGTTTAATGACGGCCAATTTGACGCAGCATTCTGGATCAGGGAAATGTCATAGCAGATATCGGATGGAGAGATACCCTCTGGTACATCGCATATATAATAGTGGGTGGAATAATCTTCTTCATAGCAGTATTTATCATACACCTAATATCCGGTTTAGTGGGCTTAACAGCCCTATTGGTCAGAATAATACTAGTAGCCTTGTTCGTGTATCCCTATCTTTTTCTGTTCCTTTACAGAGCTGTTGGCCTCTGATACGCTTATCGATAAAATCCCACCCCATTTTTTTTATCCATGTAGATGCTCCCCAATTTTTTGGGCTTGAAGATTAAAATCTCCTTTTTATCATTTTTTTCTAAAGGAGTGAAAATTGTGATAATATACCACAGCAGACTAGAGAAAGAATATGGGGTCATATAATAGGCTCTGACTTGCTGGCTTCGACCATCAAGGCTCTAAGATTTTAGAATGCATTTTTTGGAATCAACAGATTTATAAGTTCGAGAGGAAAAACCTTGGAATGATAGAGGTCAGATAAAAGAAAATCCTCCCCTGTTAAAATCAGACCCCAAAATGGGATTGAATTGATGTTCGTTATGTTGGAATATTGCCCAGTTAGTAACATTGCGCACTGCTTTTCTAAAGGACCTCGACTGCAGCCCTCAATACATAACCTACCGCACCTTTTCACCGATACCCACTAGCACTAATCCTTTTGAAACCCTCAGGAATAGCTCAAAGTGGTTTTTCTCATGATGGTGCCTGGCACCAACATTGGATAACATATTATTTAGGAGATTCTCTAAAACTTATATGTGCACAAGCTCTCAGCTTTTTTATATACACCCTCTAACCCCCCATTTAAACCTAGTCATTCCTATAAACAGAATGTCTGAATTTATTCCGGGAGTTCTCTGTTTTTGAGTTGTGGTGTTGTTGTGGAGGGTAAGAATATTCGCCGTACACTTTTACGTGGTCTCCTCTTCTTATTGGGTTTGTTGTGGCGTAACTTAGGAGTAGTATGTCAGGTGTGGTGTTGATTTTAAGGACAATGAATGTTCCGGTCTTGCTAAGCTGAAAAATTCTTCCTTTTTAGATACGGTGCCTCAAGTAGACCTTCTGGCCGTTGAAGGCGTAAGGATCTTTTGGATCGTGGAGAGATCAAATGGTTTGCACTGATTCTTGTACTTTACAATATTCTAGCCTGTAACATGTTCAGGGAACATTTCACTTCTAGTAGTGGGGATCTGAAGACTGGTTGTAAGAAGCACGCTCACACCGTAACCTGTAATAAACAGATAAACAGGCCAATAACAAGAAAAATGTCCTCTCCTCATCTAGTTCACCTTTAAACAGCAATTATTCTCCTCTCATAATGTGGACTTTAAATTCTATCTTGTATTCTGTGTAACTGGTGTGATAATTGCCTCTTATATTCTACATTGCTTCTTTTGGTTAAATGCTTGTTTTCTGGTTTAGTTGAGTTAGTATCTGTTAGATTACTTCTTTGCTCTACAGTTCCTGTTGTTTGTCTGGAGTTACTTGTGTCCTGTATGTGTGGGTCGGTCACAACAGTGATAGCCACTGTAAACTTCAGCAAACTTCTCCCTCGTCATCTCAATGTTCCCAAGGCTTGGATCTGCAAGGTAAACGCTTGTATTTGTTACTTCTGTTACCACACTGAAGTGAAGTCCACCATTGGCTGTTATGAACACTAAGTTGTGGGTAAGATCATCTATTGATAACTTCATACTAACTGCATTTAAACCTCTCGCTTTAGCTGCCTCTGCTAATCCATATATTGTTGTTCCATTTTCATTTGTTCCAGCGAGAATCATTAGATCCTGTTCTGTTGCATTGATTCAAGGTTACTTAGGAGCGTTGCAAGGGCTGTAGGTCCACAATGACCCTTAAGTTACTAAATGAGAAAAGTGGAATTAATCAATGATCTTTATGTTTATAGCCT
Above is a window of Methanofastidiosum sp. DNA encoding:
- a CDS encoding DUF4013 domain-containing protein, with translation MEKVFKTGILFLLGFFIPLISLFFALGYVFRVLKATISGFNEFPDFDEG
- a CDS encoding DUF4013 domain-containing protein — translated: MFIDGLKVFVVGIIYTIIPLIIQVAGIFSVLHDVFSGYVTNPIQSGGSRLIIRFHSSHDIGFLLAMAPAHMAFNDGQFDAAFWIREMS